The sequence below is a genomic window from Sorangiineae bacterium MSr12523.
CAATTTGCCACGAATCATCTTGGGCATTTTGCATTGACCAACCGGCTCTGGCCGGCCATCGCGCGCGGACGCGGCCGGGTCATTTCGGTATCGTCCCGGGGTCATCGGTTGTCGCCAATCCGATGGGACGACGTGCACTTCCAGAACGGCTACGACAAATGGCTCGCCTACGGACAAGCCAAGACGGCCAACGTGCTTTTCGCCGTGCATCTCGATGCGCTCGCGAAGAATGCGGGGGTTCGTGCTTTTTCGCTGCACCCGGGCGGTATCCTCACGCCTTTGGCACGCCATATTCCCAAGGAGGAGATGATTGCGAACGGCTGGGTCGACGAAGAAGGTAAACCGACGAATCCGTCGTTCAAGACTCCAGAACAAGGGGCGGCCACGCAGGTTTGGGCGGCGACGTCACCGCAGCTCGAGGGAATGGGCGGAGCCTATTGCGAAGATTGCGACATCGCCGAGTCGGCCGAATCGCCCCACGATGAAAAGACGTTCACCAGCGGCGTTCATGCGCATGCACTCGACCCCAACGATGCCGCACGACTGTGGAAGCTCTCGGCCGAGCTCACCCGAGTCGATGCGTTCGCCCGTTGAGCGCCATCGGGTTGCGTTTCACATAAGCGCTCGCGGGAAAGCGGTATTGAGTGCAATCGGTCCGCTTGGTGACACTTTGCGGGTCGTTCGATGAAGGAGGCGTGTGCGGGCCGTTCGTTCGAGACCCGCCACGCGGGCGCGATTCCTTGGTTTCATGGATGAGAGAACGTGACGGGCACGTCTACCCACATCGATATGGACATGGTATGGCGAGCGACCACCGTCTCCAATTCCCCAGAGCTGGCGCGCTTCCTCGGCGAT
It includes:
- a CDS encoding SDR family NAD(P)-dependent oxidoreductase, which encodes MTTPQHKIGSGFGARSTAAEVLRGIDLTRKVAIVTGGYSGIGLETTRALANAGARVVVPARRRATAEQALAGIANVEIDELDLGDLDSVRQFSERFLASDRKIDILINNAGIMACPETRVGPGWEAQFATNHLGHFALTNRLWPAIARGRGRVISVSSRGHRLSPIRWDDVHFQNGYDKWLAYGQAKTANVLFAVHLDALAKNAGVRAFSLHPGGILTPLARHIPKEEMIANGWVDEEGKPTNPSFKTPEQGAATQVWAATSPQLEGMGGAYCEDCDIAESAESPHDEKTFTSGVHAHALDPNDAARLWKLSAELTRVDAFAR